One Streptomyces sp. NBC_00223 genomic window carries:
- a CDS encoding carbohydrate-binding protein codes for MRTLAPPRGLTALIALCTAVFAVAFAVLPVNTAAANAANAAGPAPAFVAVPHGAPARPAAPAAPHPSLQAHPLASAPGPLDNPLKGFATFYSPGGDENAGYPRSLQWSYFGLSEVMTDPNNCGSFDWSIVDNALNEIASYGNQAAIRFYMEYPGGTGSHPADAVPHCFDGKVAYRTNTYWGTTSPDYDSPYLLNALGAFIAAYGARYDGDPRIGFINLGLVGLWGEWHTWPYDTDTTGDSYPNFMPTDAHAAQIIQDYDNAFSRTKLEVRYPTSGGGAANNLDIGYHDDSFCYREGSPLAGVTLPQSLGGADYAQLQLELNEGTENKWITDSMGGEVRPEIQSSVFSSWPGGSGQADNIKACIELEHTTWKIDETSQSYSPTDPNVGAAVRLMGYDLGVTDAYFKNSASGTATVGVRMTNDGVAPFYYPWTVTLGLKDGAGHVVKTWDTPWDLRTVMPGKIRAFPDWGLGPDPTYLDYGYPQYFQTAVDLSSVATGDYQLVLRVKNPLEAVSANAKKLRFANATQNADGWLGLGTMGVGGSGGDTGGDTGGTGGGSGGSYEAEAPGNTLTGTAAVAACAVCSGGAKVGYLGNGGALTFTGVDGGSGGTKTVTVHYATAETRTATISVNGGAATTVTFPSTGDWNTLGTASVTLTLAAGAGNTIRIANPSGWAPDIDRIVVGGTTAPPAPGSYEAEAPANTLTGGAVVASCSGCSGGAKVGYVGKGAKLTLTGVDGGSGGTKTLTVYYVSSVSRSATVQIDSAPAVTVNFPATADWNTVGSVPVTVTLPAGTANTVTLANASDWAPDIDRITVS; via the coding sequence ATGCGCACCCTCGCACCCCCACGCGGTCTGACCGCACTGATCGCCCTCTGCACCGCCGTATTCGCCGTCGCGTTCGCCGTGCTCCCCGTGAACACCGCGGCCGCCAACGCCGCGAACGCCGCCGGCCCCGCTCCCGCCTTCGTCGCGGTGCCGCACGGCGCCCCGGCGCGACCGGCGGCGCCCGCCGCCCCCCACCCGTCCCTCCAGGCGCACCCCCTGGCGTCCGCGCCCGGCCCGCTGGACAACCCGCTCAAGGGCTTCGCGACCTTCTACTCCCCGGGCGGCGACGAGAACGCGGGATACCCGCGCTCGCTGCAATGGAGCTACTTCGGGCTGTCCGAGGTGATGACCGACCCGAACAACTGCGGCAGCTTCGACTGGAGCATCGTGGACAACGCGCTCAACGAGATCGCGTCCTACGGCAACCAGGCGGCGATCCGCTTCTACATGGAGTATCCGGGCGGCACCGGCAGCCACCCCGCCGACGCCGTCCCGCACTGCTTCGACGGGAAGGTCGCCTACCGCACCAACACGTACTGGGGAACGACCAGCCCCGACTACGACAGCCCGTACCTGCTCAACGCCCTCGGCGCGTTCATCGCCGCCTACGGCGCCCGCTACGACGGCGACCCCCGTATCGGGTTCATCAACCTGGGCCTGGTCGGCCTGTGGGGGGAGTGGCACACCTGGCCGTACGACACCGACACGACCGGTGACAGCTACCCGAACTTCATGCCCACCGACGCGCACGCCGCCCAGATCATCCAGGACTACGACAACGCCTTCAGCAGGACCAAGCTGGAGGTGCGCTATCCGACCTCCGGCGGCGGCGCCGCGAACAACCTCGATATCGGCTACCACGACGACTCGTTCTGCTACCGCGAGGGCAGCCCGCTCGCCGGGGTCACCCTGCCGCAGTCACTCGGCGGCGCCGACTACGCGCAGTTGCAGCTCGAACTGAACGAGGGCACCGAGAACAAGTGGATCACCGACTCGATGGGCGGTGAGGTCCGCCCGGAGATCCAGTCGTCGGTCTTCTCGTCCTGGCCGGGCGGCTCGGGTCAGGCCGACAACATCAAGGCCTGCATCGAGCTGGAGCACACCACCTGGAAGATCGACGAGACCAGCCAGAGCTACTCGCCCACCGACCCCAATGTCGGCGCCGCGGTCCGGCTGATGGGCTACGACCTCGGCGTCACCGACGCCTACTTCAAGAACTCCGCGAGCGGCACGGCGACGGTCGGCGTGCGGATGACCAACGACGGCGTCGCGCCCTTCTACTACCCGTGGACGGTCACGCTCGGGCTCAAGGACGGCGCCGGGCACGTCGTCAAGACCTGGGACACCCCCTGGGACCTGCGGACCGTCATGCCGGGGAAGATCCGGGCGTTCCCCGACTGGGGTCTCGGCCCCGACCCCACCTACCTCGACTACGGCTACCCGCAGTACTTCCAGACCGCCGTCGACCTGTCCTCGGTGGCCACCGGCGACTACCAGCTCGTGCTGCGGGTGAAGAACCCGCTGGAGGCCGTCAGCGCGAACGCCAAGAAGCTCCGCTTCGCCAACGCCACGCAGAACGCCGACGGCTGGCTGGGCCTGGGGACGATGGGGGTCGGCGGATCGGGCGGTGACACAGGCGGTGACACCGGCGGTACCGGGGGCGGATCCGGCGGCAGTTACGAGGCGGAGGCACCCGGCAACACCCTGACCGGTACGGCCGCGGTCGCCGCGTGCGCGGTCTGCTCGGGCGGCGCGAAGGTCGGCTACCTCGGCAACGGCGGCGCCCTGACGTTCACCGGGGTCGACGGCGGCAGCGGCGGGACGAAGACCGTGACCGTGCACTACGCCACCGCCGAGACCCGGACCGCGACGATCAGCGTCAACGGCGGCGCCGCCACGACCGTCACCTTCCCGTCCACCGGGGACTGGAACACGCTCGGCACGGCGTCGGTGACGCTGACGCTCGCGGCCGGCGCCGGCAACACGATCAGGATCGCCAACCCCTCCGGCTGGGCGCCGGACATCGACCGGATCGTCGTCGGCGGCACCACCGCCCCGCCGGCGCCGGGCAGTTACGAGGCCGAGGCCCCGGCGAACACCCTGACCGGCGGAGCCGTCGTCGCGAGCTGCTCCGGATGCTCCGGCGGCGCCAAGGTCGGCTACGTCGGAAAGGGCGCGAAGCTCACCCTCACCGGGGTCGACGGCGGCAGCGGCGGGACGAAGACCCTCACCGTGTACTACGTCTCCTCCGTGAGCCGCAGCGCCACCGTCCAGATCGACTCCGCGCCGGCCGTCACGGTGAACTTCCCGGCCACCGCCGACTGGAACACCGTCGGTTCGGTCCCGGTGACCGTGACCCTGCCCGCCGGTACGGCCAACACCGTCACCCTCGCCAACGCGTCGGACTGGGCACCCGACATCGACCGGATCACCGTCTCCTGA
- a CDS encoding Gfo/Idh/MocA family protein: MTDLRLAIVGLGARGHLADLAHRPGRGARVVACVDPRPAAHEDARRRFGPGVARYADHRELDLTGIDAALVLAPDDLHEPITVDLLNAGVATFVEKPLAITTDGCDRILAAARAGGARLYVGHNLRHAPFVTAMRELITDGRIGRVTSIWCRHFVGHGGDYYFKDWHADRARSTGLLLQKGAHDLDVIHWLGGAPATHVSAFGALGVYGGNPDRADRGDQLMPEWFDPATNWPPDTQRGLHPVIDVEDLSVVNLRLANGVLATYQQCHYTPDYWRNYTVIGTHGRLENFGDLDGATIKVWNARRSGYRAEADLTVEIPADDTDHGGADPAVVEEFLRYARDGGETLTSPVAARDAVAAGYAATASLRAGGTVVRVPPAP, from the coding sequence GTGACCGACCTCCGTCTCGCGATCGTCGGCCTCGGTGCCCGCGGCCACCTCGCCGATCTCGCACACCGGCCCGGCCGCGGTGCCCGCGTCGTGGCCTGCGTCGATCCGCGGCCGGCGGCCCACGAGGACGCGCGGCGGCGTTTCGGTCCCGGCGTCGCCCGGTACGCCGACCACCGCGAACTCGACCTCACGGGGATCGACGCGGCGCTCGTCCTGGCCCCCGACGACCTCCACGAACCGATCACCGTCGATCTCCTCAACGCCGGCGTCGCCACCTTCGTCGAGAAGCCGCTCGCCATCACCACCGACGGCTGCGACCGGATCCTCGCCGCTGCCCGGGCCGGCGGCGCCCGCCTCTACGTCGGCCACAACCTGCGCCACGCGCCCTTCGTCACCGCGATGCGCGAACTCATCACCGACGGCCGCATCGGCAGGGTCACCTCCATCTGGTGCCGTCACTTCGTCGGGCACGGCGGTGACTACTACTTCAAGGACTGGCACGCCGACCGGGCCCGCAGCACCGGGCTCCTGCTGCAGAAGGGCGCTCACGACCTCGACGTCATCCACTGGCTCGGCGGCGCGCCGGCCACGCACGTCAGCGCGTTCGGCGCACTCGGTGTCTACGGCGGCAACCCCGACCGGGCGGACCGGGGCGACCAGCTCATGCCCGAGTGGTTCGACCCGGCGACGAACTGGCCGCCGGACACCCAGCGCGGGCTGCACCCCGTCATCGACGTCGAGGACCTGAGCGTCGTCAACCTCCGGCTGGCCAACGGCGTCCTGGCCACGTACCAGCAGTGCCACTACACGCCCGACTACTGGCGCAACTACACCGTCATCGGCACCCACGGACGCCTGGAGAACTTCGGCGACCTCGACGGCGCCACGATCAAGGTGTGGAACGCCCGGCGTTCCGGCTACCGCGCAGAGGCGGACCTGACCGTCGAGATACCGGCGGACGACACCGACCACGGCGGCGCCGACCCGGCCGTCGTCGAGGAGTTCCTGCGGTACGCCCGCGACGGCGGGGAGACGCTGACCTCGCCGGTCGCCGCGCGCGACGCGGTCGCCGCCGGCTACGCGGCGACGGCCTCCCTGCGCGCGGGCGGCACGGTCGTCCGCGTGCCGCCCGCGCCGTGA
- a CDS encoding carboxymuconolactone decarboxylase family protein, giving the protein MARISLTPPRSLAYRIGAWYSKRAYGKVLDPGKAFAHNTKVLMATSRFEMRIGKWNKLDPGLKALAVLASAGVVGCSWCMDFGYWENHERGVAPEKLRHVPDWRTTEGVYTDLERRVMEFAEAMTQTVPTVTDEMTQRLIGELGEPAFVELTAMIAVENYRSRANSAFGLVGQGFKDRCEVRHP; this is encoded by the coding sequence ATGGCCCGTATTTCGCTCACCCCTCCCCGTAGTCTCGCGTACCGGATCGGCGCCTGGTACTCCAAGCGCGCGTACGGGAAGGTGCTCGATCCCGGGAAGGCGTTCGCGCACAACACCAAGGTGCTGATGGCCACCAGCCGGTTCGAGATGCGGATCGGCAAGTGGAACAAGCTCGACCCCGGGCTCAAGGCACTCGCCGTGCTGGCCTCGGCCGGGGTCGTGGGCTGCTCCTGGTGCATGGACTTCGGCTACTGGGAGAACCACGAGCGCGGCGTCGCCCCCGAGAAGCTGCGCCACGTTCCCGACTGGCGTACGACCGAGGGCGTGTACACCGATCTGGAACGCCGGGTGATGGAGTTCGCCGAGGCGATGACGCAGACCGTGCCGACCGTCACGGACGAGATGACACAGCGCCTGATCGGCGAACTCGGCGAACCGGCCTTCGTGGAGCTCACCGCGATGATCGCGGTGGAGAACTACCGCTCGCGGGCGAACAGCGCCTTCGGCCTGGTCGGGCAGGGGTTCAAGGATCGCTGCGAGGTCCGGCACCCGTAG
- a CDS encoding AfsR/SARP family transcriptional regulator yields MRYRVLGPLTVDGAAGPATPGAEKLRVVLATLVLHTNSVVSVQTLMDELWPEHAPRTATTTLQVYVSQLRKILDTADPVHGRRLLVTQPPGYQLQVDPPSLDISLFTALHAQGHEAIHAHQYRRASGLLREALNVWRAPVMLPDLPHGPSLHTAATHWGEVRLAALEARIRADLRMGQHHALVGELRSLSDEHPLNEDLHAQLMVALYRTGRHADALLAYGRLRENKVNELGIEPGANLRRLHQRILKGDSELLRPAPGAADEPGPPVRRALPPGPTESRTDARPAADAEAPTVGPVAAAKDADDRSEAAPDPWPHLPPGGITRLPPKPARLLGRGPETDALHHFLDRAIPLVTIHGRPGTGRTALAVLAAHSRRDTHPHAQVLIDLHPGPHRRLSAQEAVALFLATTRTPLPPDAPVDQLTATTQDILNTHKVVLVLDNATAVEQIAPFIPSRPGSTVLVTALHPLIPHTPHIRLGPLDTAHAVQLLTDEAALGGTKGYEPWYGHGLGYGDGPAGCPAGKRGSGAPASVSASTATASGPDALTGAAFAGIVGAELDALIDADYRTAPPQPVSRYAASVVRWCDNLPLALHAVAAQLHANQHLTVQDVYHRLRDPEHRLNRLTADEPGVRTALDLPYHHLTPEQRHHYRLLALLPAGPVPQWTARALFRTSAHEATETLDTLTREQLLLAVHQHGHLAYRLPGLHHLHAAQLLGAEETPDGIRSHLAQLAHAYLPLVRQAGRRLVSRTVPPWGGVGAATRRQDAGPGPDGGCWTWNPKEHTWAWGPDEPTPGARVPSDAARPDAAVSVPVRPAATRWAPVEWVAEPSYPWGPAPASATHPAYALDETASACPGFALHPFTGAAALAPPPDPGTCGDPLPPLEQVPSDACGYRATADRAGGSADGDPDSVMGDLVGDQPLQWFADHHAVLVGLVHSLTHRGLPQLAWHLAQHLTPYLALTANWYDWLALQRHTLYHLPQPPHPAQVRTALASLDELRRRQNPDAPELPPGEGPCPPQPRTHRLRMPVPMSRPGGAGTGTGAGAVRARQVTAATGATAATGAGPRSDP; encoded by the coding sequence ATGAGATACCGGGTGCTCGGCCCGCTGACGGTCGACGGCGCCGCCGGCCCCGCCACGCCCGGCGCCGAGAAGCTCCGGGTGGTGCTCGCCACCCTCGTCCTGCACACCAACTCCGTGGTGTCGGTACAGACGTTGATGGACGAGCTGTGGCCGGAGCACGCGCCCCGCACCGCGACCACGACCCTCCAGGTCTATGTCTCGCAACTGCGCAAGATCCTCGACACCGCCGACCCCGTGCACGGCCGCCGGCTGCTCGTCACCCAACCGCCCGGCTACCAGCTCCAGGTGGACCCGCCGAGCCTGGACATCTCGCTCTTCACCGCGCTGCACGCCCAGGGCCACGAGGCCATCCACGCGCATCAGTACCGCCGCGCCTCCGGTCTGCTGCGCGAGGCGCTCAACGTCTGGCGCGCGCCCGTGATGCTGCCCGACCTCCCGCACGGCCCCTCCCTGCACACGGCGGCCACCCACTGGGGGGAGGTGCGGCTGGCCGCGTTGGAGGCCCGGATCCGCGCGGATCTGCGCATGGGCCAACATCACGCGCTTGTCGGTGAGTTGCGCAGCCTCAGCGACGAACACCCGCTCAACGAGGACCTGCACGCCCAGCTCATGGTCGCCCTTTACCGCACCGGCCGGCACGCCGACGCCCTGCTGGCCTACGGGCGGCTGCGCGAGAACAAGGTCAACGAGCTGGGCATCGAGCCCGGCGCCAATCTGCGCCGGCTCCATCAGCGCATCCTCAAGGGCGACTCCGAACTGCTCCGCCCGGCGCCGGGCGCGGCGGACGAGCCCGGCCCGCCCGTCCGGAGAGCGCTGCCGCCGGGCCCCACGGAATCGCGTACGGACGCCCGGCCGGCCGCCGACGCCGAGGCGCCCACTGTAGGGCCGGTGGCGGCGGCAAAGGACGCGGACGACCGCTCCGAAGCGGCGCCCGACCCCTGGCCGCACCTGCCGCCCGGCGGCATCACCCGGCTGCCCCCGAAGCCGGCCCGCCTGCTCGGGCGCGGGCCGGAGACCGACGCGCTGCACCACTTCCTCGACCGCGCGATTCCGCTGGTCACGATCCACGGGCGGCCCGGCACCGGCAGGACCGCGCTGGCCGTGCTCGCCGCGCACTCCCGCCGGGACACCCACCCGCACGCGCAGGTGCTGATCGACCTCCACCCGGGGCCGCACCGTCGGCTGTCCGCCCAGGAGGCCGTCGCCCTGTTCCTGGCCACCACGCGCACCCCGCTCCCCCCGGACGCGCCCGTCGATCAACTCACCGCCACCACACAGGACATCCTCAACACCCACAAGGTCGTGCTCGTCCTCGACAACGCCACCGCCGTGGAGCAGATCGCGCCGTTCATCCCGTCCCGGCCCGGCAGCACCGTCCTGGTGACGGCCCTCCACCCGCTGATCCCCCACACCCCCCACATTCGCCTCGGCCCACTGGACACGGCACACGCGGTCCAATTGCTCACCGACGAGGCCGCGTTGGGCGGGACGAAGGGGTACGAGCCCTGGTACGGCCACGGGTTGGGGTACGGCGACGGGCCGGCCGGGTGTCCCGCGGGTAAGCGCGGCTCCGGCGCACCCGCGTCCGTATCCGCGTCGACCGCCACCGCTTCCGGGCCCGACGCCCTGACCGGCGCCGCCTTCGCGGGAATCGTCGGCGCCGAACTGGACGCCCTGATCGACGCCGACTACCGGACCGCGCCGCCGCAGCCGGTGTCCCGTTACGCCGCCTCCGTCGTCCGGTGGTGCGACAACCTGCCCCTCGCGCTGCACGCCGTCGCGGCCCAACTCCACGCCAACCAGCACCTGACGGTCCAGGACGTCTACCACCGGCTGCGCGACCCGGAGCACCGGCTGAACCGTCTCACGGCCGACGAGCCCGGCGTCCGTACGGCGCTCGACCTGCCGTACCACCACCTCACGCCCGAGCAGCGGCACCACTACCGGCTGCTCGCGCTGCTGCCGGCCGGGCCGGTGCCGCAGTGGACGGCGCGGGCGCTGTTCCGTACCTCCGCGCACGAGGCCACGGAGACCCTGGACACGCTGACCCGCGAGCAACTCCTCCTGGCGGTGCACCAGCACGGCCACCTCGCCTACCGCCTCCCCGGCCTGCACCATCTGCACGCGGCTCAACTGCTCGGGGCCGAGGAGACACCCGACGGCATCCGCTCTCATCTGGCCCAACTCGCCCACGCGTACCTGCCGTTGGTACGGCAGGCGGGTCGCCGACTGGTGAGCCGGACGGTACCGCCGTGGGGCGGGGTCGGGGCTGCGACGCGGCGCCAGGACGCGGGCCCCGGCCCGGACGGGGGCTGCTGGACGTGGAACCCCAAGGAGCACACCTGGGCGTGGGGGCCGGACGAGCCGACGCCCGGGGCCCGCGTACCGTCCGACGCCGCTCGGCCCGACGCCGCCGTGTCCGTACCGGTCCGTCCCGCCGCCACCCGGTGGGCGCCCGTCGAGTGGGTCGCGGAACCGTCGTATCCGTGGGGGCCCGCGCCCGCTTCGGCCACGCACCCCGCGTACGCGCTCGACGAGACCGCGTCGGCCTGTCCCGGCTTCGCGCTCCACCCGTTCACCGGGGCCGCCGCTCTGGCACCGCCGCCGGACCCGGGCACGTGCGGCGATCCGCTGCCGCCGCTTGAGCAGGTGCCGTCCGACGCGTGCGGGTACCGTGCGACCGCGGACCGCGCGGGCGGATCGGCGGACGGGGACCCGGACTCGGTCATGGGCGATCTCGTCGGCGACCAGCCCCTCCAGTGGTTCGCCGACCACCACGCCGTGCTGGTGGGCCTCGTGCACAGCCTCACCCATCGCGGGCTGCCGCAGTTGGCATGGCATCTCGCGCAGCACCTCACCCCGTACCTCGCGCTCACCGCGAACTGGTACGACTGGCTGGCCCTGCAACGCCACACCCTCTACCACCTGCCGCAGCCGCCGCACCCCGCGCAGGTGCGGACCGCACTGGCCTCGCTGGACGAGCTGCGCCGCCGGCAGAACCCGGACGCGCCCGAACTCCCCCCGGGCGAGGGTCCGTGCCCGCCGCAGCCCCGAACACACCGGCTCCGTATGCCCGTTCCGATGTCGCGGCCGGGAGGCGCGGGTACGGGGACGGGCGCGGGTGCGGTACGGGCCCGGCAGGTCACGGCCGCTACGGGTGCCACGGCCGCTACGGGTGCCGGACCTCGCAGCGATCCTTGA
- a CDS encoding AfsA-related hotdog domain-containing protein: protein MPFSGTFTDPDPDLHSDIDIGLVTRNLIHRPTGIRAPLPGTALPEAEYFLIAGPVPDRRPFALGGPGTLHDSHVFVQVAQQVGVFIANHYFQVPADRPGVLYKVDLGAPHRAERGGPGDMDLMGLGDRAQMSMDICARPRHTVNQVPRGLRFEANLHIDGAESCVGAADLVFLTPNVHRGHRASSRLATVAALTPEQDARERELPHRPCEPEAVAREDPGDVLVADPHTDGDTLTSRVLVDTAHPVYYAETSDSVPGPLQIEALRQMALLAAAHFHGFHPLRTDLIRTTVHFRAYAENDLPLSCHATVEPLWARQGGPAATRVALSLVQQGRTVADATVTAARAY, encoded by the coding sequence ATGCCATTCAGCGGTACGTTCACCGATCCCGATCCCGATCTCCATTCGGACATCGACATCGGTCTGGTCACCCGGAACCTCATCCACCGCCCGACCGGGATCCGCGCCCCGCTGCCGGGCACCGCGCTGCCGGAGGCCGAGTACTTCCTGATCGCCGGACCGGTGCCGGACCGGCGGCCGTTCGCCCTCGGCGGTCCGGGGACGCTGCACGACAGCCATGTCTTCGTACAGGTCGCCCAGCAGGTCGGCGTTTTCATCGCCAACCACTACTTCCAGGTGCCGGCCGACCGCCCGGGCGTCCTCTACAAGGTGGACCTCGGCGCACCCCATCGCGCCGAGCGCGGCGGCCCCGGGGACATGGACCTCATGGGCCTGGGCGACCGTGCGCAGATGTCGATGGACATCTGCGCCCGGCCCCGCCACACCGTCAACCAGGTGCCCAGGGGCCTGCGGTTCGAGGCGAATCTGCACATCGACGGCGCCGAGAGCTGTGTCGGAGCCGCCGACCTGGTGTTCCTGACCCCGAATGTGCACCGCGGCCACCGCGCCTCCAGCCGGCTGGCGACCGTCGCGGCCCTTACGCCGGAGCAGGACGCCCGGGAGCGCGAACTGCCGCACCGGCCGTGCGAACCCGAGGCGGTGGCGCGCGAGGACCCGGGCGACGTGCTGGTGGCCGACCCGCACACCGACGGCGACACGCTGACCAGCCGCGTCCTCGTGGACACCGCGCACCCGGTGTACTACGCGGAGACCAGCGACAGCGTGCCGGGACCGCTCCAGATCGAGGCGCTGCGCCAGATGGCGCTGCTGGCCGCCGCGCACTTCCACGGCTTCCACCCGCTGCGCACCGACCTGATCCGTACCACCGTCCACTTCCGGGCCTACGCCGAGAACGACCTGCCGCTGAGCTGCCACGCCACCGTCGAACCGCTGTGGGCGCGACAGGGCGGGCCGGCCGCCACGCGGGTCGCCCTCAGCCTCGTCCAACAGGGCCGCACCGTCGCGGACGCCACCGTCACCGCCGCTCGGGCGTACTGA
- a CDS encoding 4-(cytidine 5'-diphospho)-2-C-methyl-D-erythritol kinase has protein sequence MIRDRQVASVTVRAPAKVNLHLGVAGLRPDGFHELVNVFQAVSLFDEVTVSRSDRLRVTVSGTGTDRVPLDSSNLVWRAATALAARWGIAPAVHVHIDKCIPVAGGMAGGSADAAAALVGCGALWGGPTQFTTLRHVAAQLGSDVPFALAGGVAMGRGRGELLTSWAVRRPLHWAFATVDEGLSTPAVFAELDRLRGARHRIGDVPAGPLTAAAPELAAAVMAGDAESAGRALRNDLEAAAVSLRPALGDVMRHGMAAGALRAMVSGSGPTVAFLARDAAGAGAVAASLRSAGLTATTAYGPVPGARVTNIADCPHRGAAVRGRTRTRKRGAA, from the coding sequence GTGATACGGGACCGGCAGGTGGCGAGTGTGACGGTCCGCGCGCCGGCGAAGGTCAATCTCCACCTGGGTGTGGCGGGACTGCGACCGGACGGCTTCCACGAACTGGTGAACGTCTTCCAGGCGGTCTCGCTCTTCGACGAGGTGACCGTGTCCCGGTCCGACCGTCTGCGGGTGACCGTGTCCGGGACGGGCACCGACCGGGTACCGCTCGACTCCTCGAACCTGGTGTGGCGCGCGGCGACCGCGCTGGCCGCCCGGTGGGGAATCGCGCCCGCGGTGCACGTGCACATCGACAAGTGCATCCCGGTGGCCGGCGGAATGGCCGGCGGCAGCGCCGACGCGGCCGCCGCGCTGGTCGGCTGCGGAGCGCTGTGGGGCGGCCCGACCCAGTTCACGACGCTGCGCCATGTCGCCGCCCAACTCGGCAGCGACGTGCCGTTCGCCCTGGCCGGAGGCGTCGCGATGGGGCGCGGCCGGGGGGAGTTGCTGACCTCATGGGCGGTACGGCGGCCCCTGCACTGGGCGTTCGCGACCGTCGACGAGGGACTGAGCACACCCGCGGTCTTCGCCGAGCTGGACCGGCTGCGCGGCGCCCGGCACCGGATCGGCGACGTGCCGGCCGGCCCGCTGACGGCGGCCGCGCCGGAACTGGCGGCGGCGGTCATGGCCGGTGACGCCGAATCGGCCGGCCGCGCCCTGCGCAACGACCTGGAGGCCGCGGCCGTGAGCCTGCGCCCCGCGCTCGGCGACGTCATGCGCCACGGGATGGCGGCCGGCGCGCTACGGGCGATGGTCAGCGGCTCCGGCCCGACCGTGGCGTTCCTCGCCCGTGACGCGGCGGGCGCCGGCGCGGTCGCCGCGAGCCTGCGGAGCGCCGGGCTGACGGCGACGACCGCGTACGGGCCCGTGCCGGGCGCCCGGGTGACGAACATCGCCGACTGCCCGCACCGCGGCGCTGCCGTCCGCGGAAGGACCAGAACCAGAAAGCGAGGAGCAGCGTGA
- a CDS encoding DegT/DnrJ/EryC1/StrS family aminotransferase, producing the protein MNTSVASGAPAKTADPGPTDADATAAAAQDPAGGAPPDDDTAVPFFTQARTFRELWPSIAAHAGQVLDRGKYSHGRKVAELERAVAAYTGARHAIAVNNGTDALVLLLRAAGVRRGDEVLVPAFTFAATATAVSLIGARPVFTDIDPVTYAMDPESLESAVTEGSVAVMPAHLFCQMADMTAIGEVAGRHGLTVLEDSAEGIGMWQGGRHAGLLGSGGVLSFFPTKTLGAVGDAGMILTDDPAVAEQAAILRHHGRMGKTIDHIMGISNLSGVSGTNSKMDDLQAAVLMAKLDRLPADIARRRELADAYTERLSGIEGITRLPTVVDHPAGHEPVFYVYQIEADRRDELAAALTRRGIGTETYYPIPLHVQPCFAELGYEPGDFPHAEAACRRALALPFYPDLSQDAMDRVVDAIRDFFSGSAS; encoded by the coding sequence GTGAACACCTCAGTGGCTTCCGGGGCGCCCGCGAAGACGGCCGACCCGGGCCCGACCGACGCCGACGCGACGGCCGCCGCCGCGCAGGACCCCGCCGGCGGCGCACCGCCCGACGACGACACGGCCGTACCGTTCTTCACCCAGGCCCGCACCTTCCGCGAGCTGTGGCCGTCGATCGCCGCGCACGCCGGGCAGGTGCTCGACCGCGGCAAGTACTCGCACGGCCGCAAGGTCGCCGAGCTGGAGCGGGCCGTGGCGGCCTACACCGGCGCGCGGCACGCCATCGCCGTCAACAACGGCACCGACGCGCTGGTGCTGCTGCTGCGCGCGGCCGGAGTGCGGCGCGGCGACGAGGTGCTGGTCCCGGCGTTCACCTTCGCCGCCACCGCCACCGCGGTCTCGCTGATCGGCGCCCGGCCGGTGTTCACCGACATCGACCCGGTCACGTACGCGATGGACCCGGAGTCGCTGGAGTCCGCGGTCACCGAGGGCAGCGTGGCCGTGATGCCCGCCCATCTGTTCTGTCAGATGGCCGACATGACGGCGATCGGCGAGGTGGCCGGACGGCACGGACTGACGGTGCTGGAGGACAGCGCCGAGGGCATCGGCATGTGGCAGGGCGGCCGGCACGCCGGACTGCTCGGCAGCGGCGGTGTGCTGTCGTTCTTCCCCACCAAGACGCTGGGCGCGGTCGGCGACGCCGGGATGATCCTCACCGACGACCCCGCCGTGGCCGAGCAGGCGGCGATCCTGCGGCACCACGGCCGGATGGGCAAGACCATCGACCACATCATGGGCATCTCGAACCTGTCGGGTGTGTCCGGGACCAACAGCAAGATGGACGACCTCCAGGCGGCCGTCCTGATGGCCAAGCTCGACCGGCTGCCGGCCGACATCGCCCGCCGCCGCGAACTGGCGGACGCGTACACCGAGCGGCTCTCCGGTATCGAGGGCATCACCCGGCTGCCCACGGTCGTCGACCATCCGGCGGGCCACGAGCCGGTGTTCTACGTCTACCAGATCGAGGCGGACCGCCGGGACGAGCTGGCCGCGGCCCTCACCCGGCGCGGCATCGGCACCGAGACGTACTACCCGATCCCGCTGCACGTCCAGCCCTGCTTCGCCGAACTCGGTTATGAGCCGGGCGACTTCCCGCACGCCGAGGCGGCCTGCCGGCGGGCGCTGGCGCTGCCGTTCTACCCCGACCTGAGCCAGGACGCCATGGACCGCGTCGTGGACGCGATACGGGACTTCTTCTCCGGGAGCGCCTCATGA